The following coding sequences lie in one Carcharodon carcharias isolate sCarCar2 chromosome 5, sCarCar2.pri, whole genome shotgun sequence genomic window:
- the zgc:163080 gene encoding transmembrane protein 14A, which translates to MPVDWISYSYAAIVTVGGILGYTRRGSVMSLISGLLFGSLAGYGAYQVSNDPQNVKISLITAGILTTVMGVRYRRSGKLIPAGLIAGISLFMVLRLVIVML; encoded by the exons ATGCCAGTCGATTGGATAAGCTATTCCTATGCTGCTATTGTGACAGTGGGTGGCATCCTAGGATACACTCGGAGAG GGAGTGTGATGTCTTTAATTTCTGGACTGCTTTTTGGATCTCTAGCAGGATACGGTGCTTATCAAGTTTCAAATGACCCGCAAAATGTGAAGATTTCCTTGA TAACTGCAGGAATTTTGACCACAGTAATGGGTGTGCGCTATAGAAGGTCTGGAAAGTTAATACCCGCCGGTCTCATCGCTGGTATCAG CTTGTTTATGGTTCTACGATTGGTAATTGTGATGCTTTAA